The DNA segment AGGAGCTTTCTTTTATCAGGGTATGAAAGATCCTGTCTTCCTGCTTATTTTTTTCTTATTAACGGCTGCCTTTTATTCCATGTCACTCGCTCCACTGGTATGGGTTGTCATTTCAGAGATCTTCCCCAACAGGATACGGGGTCTGGCCATGTCTGCTGCAACAGTGTTTTTGTGGATCGCATGTTATGTTTTAACATTAACGTTCCCTATTCTCATGGAGGCTATAACCGGATCATTTACTTTTTGGATATATGCGGTTATTTGCTTTGCCGGCGTTATTTTTGTCTGGAAAGTTGTTCCTGAAACGAAAGGAAAATCGCTGGAGCAACTGGAAAAAGAACTCATTCCATCAAAATAAGCGATCATTTGTTTTTTTAATCGATTAACTCAGGAACTGTGATGCATTTAAAAACTACTTTGATTTATGGTTTATGCACCTTACCATTAGGGAGTGCATGGAACTCCTCTTTGGCGAAAGAGCATGAAAAAGAAAAACCCAATTTTCTTTTCATCCTTGCAGATGATCTGGGCTGGAAGGATCTTGAATGCTATGGAAGTTCGTTCTATGATACTCCTAATCTGGATAAATTGGCATCCGAAGGTATGCGATTTACGAATGCTTATGCTGCCGGGCCGGTGTCTAGTCCTACGCGTGCGAGTATCATGACAGGAAAGTATCCGGCGCGCATGAACACTACCGATTATTTTGGAGGACCTCAACCAGAGGGGGTTGATAATCATTGGACAAAGAATCGGCCCTTATTACCTGCTTCGTATAAAGCAAAACTGCCTTTATCAGAAACCACTATAGCAGAAGCTCTCAAAAAAGAAGGATACAATACTCCGTTTATAGGGAAATGGCACCTTGGTGGCAAAGGGTATTATCCCGAGGATCAGGGTTTTGATGTCAATATTGGCGGATATTGGAGTGGTTCTCCGGGATACTATAACGATTATAAACCGGAAAAAGATTTATGGATAGGAGAATGTGGATATTTTTCCCCTCACAAAATTCCCACACTTGAGGATGGACCGGAAGGAGAATATCTACCCAACCGGCTAACCGACGAAGCATTGGAACTTATGGAAAAAAACAAGGATAATTCATTCTTCATGTTCATGTCTTATTATTTGGTCCATATTCCGCTTGCGACCACAGACCATTTACTAAAGAACTATCAGCAAAAAGCCGATAGCATTGGATTAGATAAAAAGAAAGAGTTTATTGAAACTAAA comes from the Bacteroidales bacterium genome and includes:
- a CDS encoding sulfatase, producing the protein MHLKTTLIYGLCTLPLGSAWNSSLAKEHEKEKPNFLFILADDLGWKDLECYGSSFYDTPNLDKLASEGMRFTNAYAAGPVSSPTRASIMTGKYPARMNTTDYFGGPQPEGVDNHWTKNRPLLPASYKAKLPLSETTIAEALKKEGYNTPFIGKWHLGGKGYYPEDQGFDVNIGGYWSGSPGYYNDYKPEKDLWIGECGYFSPHKIPTLEDGPEGEYLPNRLTDEALELMEKNKDNSFFMFMSYYLVHIPLATTDHLLKNYQQKADSIGLDKKKEFIETKPWMEELHARNWRLRIQQGQPQYAGMVHTLDKNVGRLLDKLEELGIDDNTIIIFMSDNGGVSTTEGSSTSNLPLRAGKGWLYEGGIRVPMIIKWPGVTEAASVSNTPVTSTDFYPTILEMANIPRKKQQHKDGVSLVPLLKQSGKPQRDALYWHYPHYGNQGGRPAAAIRQGKYKLIECYEHNKVGLYNLNQDIGEHNNLLKRKPKKAKELQQKLHRWQRDVDATLPRPNPNVQLK